One region of Termitidicoccus mucosus genomic DNA includes:
- the metX gene encoding homoserine O-acetyltransferase MetX, producing the protein MNDADESALIDRFEPGEAGLVEARDFVSAEPFVFESGQTLPGFTLRYETYGRLNAARDNVVLVCHALSGDHHCAGIHSLTDRKPGWWNNLIGPGKAVDTNRFFVICSNCLGGCQGSTGPSSSNPATGRAFGITFPFVTVRDMVRAQKRLVDSLGIASLHTVIGGSMGGMQVLQWGIEYPSFVRRLLPMATTARESAQGIGFNEVGRQAIMQDPEWHHGDYPVHGGPRVGLAIARMMAHITYVSDASMDRKFGRRRTGTAASSGAAGHAYTFDVQFEVESYLRYQGEAFINRFDANTYLYITRAIDHFDLAAASGSLEQAFSKVEADTLVVGFTSDWLFPPEQNRAITLALLRAGKRASYAELKTDLGHDSFLLESEELYGLVRSFLS; encoded by the coding sequence ATGAACGACGCTGATGAATCCGCCTTGATTGATCGCTTCGAGCCCGGCGAGGCCGGGCTGGTGGAGGCGCGTGATTTTGTATCGGCCGAACCCTTCGTGTTTGAAAGCGGGCAGACGCTGCCCGGGTTTACGCTGCGCTATGAGACCTACGGGCGGCTCAATGCCGCGCGCGACAACGTCGTGCTGGTGTGTCACGCGCTCAGCGGCGATCACCATTGCGCGGGCATCCACTCGCTCACCGATCGCAAGCCCGGCTGGTGGAACAACCTCATCGGCCCCGGCAAGGCCGTGGATACGAACCGTTTTTTCGTGATTTGCAGCAACTGCCTCGGCGGCTGCCAGGGCTCGACCGGGCCGTCGTCCAGCAATCCCGCGACCGGGCGCGCGTTTGGCATCACGTTTCCCTTCGTCACGGTGCGCGACATGGTGCGGGCGCAAAAACGGCTGGTCGATTCGCTGGGCATCGCGTCGCTGCACACCGTCATCGGCGGCTCGATGGGCGGCATGCAGGTGCTCCAGTGGGGCATCGAATACCCGTCCTTTGTCCGGCGGTTGCTGCCGATGGCGACGACCGCCCGCGAAAGCGCGCAGGGGATCGGCTTCAACGAGGTGGGGCGGCAGGCGATCATGCAGGACCCGGAGTGGCACCACGGGGATTATCCGGTCCACGGCGGTCCGCGCGTGGGGCTGGCCATCGCGCGCATGATGGCGCACATCACTTACGTGTCGGACGCGAGCATGGACCGGAAGTTCGGACGCCGCCGCACCGGCACGGCAGCGAGCAGCGGCGCGGCCGGGCATGCCTATACGTTTGACGTGCAGTTCGAGGTGGAGAGCTATCTGCGTTATCAGGGCGAGGCGTTCATCAATCGTTTTGACGCCAACACCTATCTCTACATCACGCGGGCCATCGACCATTTCGACCTCGCCGCGGCCAGCGGTTCGCTTGAGCAGGCGTTTTCCAAGGTGGAGGCGGATACGCTGGTGGTCGGCTTCACGAGCGACTGGCTTTTCCCGCCGGAACAGAACCGCGCCATCACGCTGGCGCTGCTGCGCGCGGGAAAACGCGCGAGTTACGCGGAGTTGAAGACCGATCTCGGGCACGATTCGTTTTTGCTGGAGTCGGAGGAGCTTTACGGCCTGGTGCGTAGCTTTCTGTCGTGA
- a CDS encoding DUF6268 family outer membrane beta-barrel protein → MHAKIFSALLGLAFSATAFAQVPPAGTFRQELLNSFDVSWSYSGEAGLERGGDLGDVSVQNVSASFSRDIKLGDITTLAVGGAASFNFIDADPGIPLPDRLGEVTFNAGILHHFSQRWIAAAYARPGWYGDMENFDGDAFTVPAIAMISFIQSPSLIWRVGVSVNPFSDNTVTPVIGVNWKFAEDWTFNIGFPRFGVTWKAYHALALYGAVSVQGGSYRITEDLGPAPRGGRLNNTYVDYREIRVGAGAGYNVTEKIKLTAEAGVMADRRFDFYDRGYKLKGDPAPYVTVAIACNF, encoded by the coding sequence ATGCACGCCAAAATCTTCTCCGCCCTTCTCGGCCTCGCATTCTCCGCGACTGCCTTTGCCCAGGTTCCCCCTGCCGGGACTTTCCGCCAGGAACTGCTCAATTCTTTCGACGTATCCTGGTCCTACTCCGGCGAGGCCGGTCTGGAGCGGGGCGGCGATCTCGGCGATGTCTCCGTGCAAAACGTCTCGGCGAGCTTTTCCCGCGACATCAAGCTGGGCGACATCACCACGCTCGCGGTCGGCGGCGCGGCGAGTTTCAATTTCATCGACGCCGATCCCGGCATCCCGCTGCCGGACCGCCTCGGCGAGGTCACGTTCAATGCCGGCATCCTGCACCATTTTTCGCAACGCTGGATCGCCGCCGCCTACGCGCGCCCGGGCTGGTATGGCGACATGGAGAATTTTGACGGCGACGCGTTCACCGTCCCGGCCATCGCGATGATTTCCTTTATCCAAAGCCCGTCGCTCATCTGGCGCGTCGGCGTGAGCGTCAACCCATTCAGTGACAACACCGTGACCCCGGTCATCGGCGTGAACTGGAAATTTGCCGAGGACTGGACCTTCAACATCGGCTTTCCGCGCTTCGGCGTGACATGGAAGGCCTACCACGCGCTGGCCCTTTATGGCGCGGTCAGCGTCCAAGGCGGCAGCTACCGCATCACCGAGGATCTCGGGCCCGCCCCCCGCGGCGGCCGCCTCAACAACACTTATGTGGACTACCGGGAAATCCGCGTCGGCGCCGGCGCGGGCTACAATGTCACCGAGAAAATAAAACTCACCGCCGAGGCCGGCGTGATGGCCGACCGCCGTTTCGACTTCTACGATCGCGGCTACAAGCTCAAGGGCGACCCCGCCCCTTACGTCACCGTCGCCATCGCCTGCAACTTCTAG
- a CDS encoding carboxymuconolactone decarboxylase family protein, with amino-acid sequence MLGKIDGEAGGRVIESLRDIAPDLGRYVIEFPFGDVYSRGVLSLREREIATVAALSAMGNARPQLKVHVHGALNVGCSRQEVVEICIQMAVYAGFPAALNAVFAAREVFRERDESGITDSPATPR; translated from the coding sequence ATGTTGGGGAAAATCGACGGCGAGGCCGGCGGGCGGGTCATCGAATCCCTCCGCGACATCGCGCCGGACCTGGGGCGCTACGTGATCGAATTCCCCTTTGGCGACGTGTATTCACGGGGCGTGCTTTCCCTGAGGGAGCGGGAAATCGCCACCGTCGCCGCGCTGTCCGCCATGGGAAACGCGCGCCCGCAACTGAAGGTGCACGTGCATGGCGCGCTCAACGTGGGCTGCTCGCGGCAGGAAGTCGTGGAGATCTGCATCCAGATGGCGGTGTATGCGGGATTTCCCGCCGCCCTGAACGCGGTGTTCGCCGCCAGGGAGGTATTCCGCGAGCGGGACGAGTCCGGCATCACCGACAGTCCCGCGACGCCGCGCTAG
- a CDS encoding LysR family transcriptional regulator has translation MPYSLHGLFPGRIHGPRLAETRFQASDRSAAAARNLMPPAYPVSGLADNINTAYFDAKMTSNYPLSPRLLRSFLLVAGHGHYRQAAEVGGIAQPLLTRHVQQLEAELGCQLFERSTKRVRLTDAGEYLARRAPEIAGLSTEIVTGCRAASAGQAGLLRIGYSGAAMSGFLSLALRRLQKQRPALELSLHEGNSQELVDGLLAGRHDLAFPLMASDNPAITSVRLAQERIGLVVPDDHPLAVKPRPRLADVRGERVILFPRRLNPVLHDEITHCCRKAGFTAHIVAEASPRPAAISLVAAGQGVTFLSDRLAHLCTPGTVHRKLSGETPKITFIMARQSHRRIPAAAELASLIKSILA, from the coding sequence TTGCCATATTCGTTGCACGGTCTTTTCCCCGGCCGCATCCACGGTCCGCGTCTGGCGGAAACCCGTTTCCAAGCAAGCGACAGAAGCGCGGCGGCGGCGAGGAATCTCATGCCGCCAGCCTACCCGGTTTCCGGACTCGCGGATAATATCAATACTGCATACTTTGATGCAAAAATGACATCAAATTATCCACTGTCTCCGCGCCTGCTGCGCTCCTTCCTGCTCGTGGCCGGCCACGGGCACTACAGGCAGGCGGCCGAGGTCGGCGGCATCGCCCAGCCGTTGCTGACGCGCCATGTGCAACAACTCGAGGCGGAGCTGGGCTGTCAGCTTTTCGAACGCAGCACCAAGCGGGTGCGGCTCACCGACGCGGGGGAATACCTGGCCCGCCGCGCGCCTGAAATCGCCGGTCTCTCCACGGAGATCGTCACGGGCTGCCGCGCCGCCTCCGCCGGGCAGGCCGGCCTGCTCCGCATCGGTTATTCCGGGGCCGCGATGTCGGGTTTCCTGTCACTGGCGCTGCGCCGGCTGCAAAAACAAAGGCCCGCGCTTGAGTTGAGCCTGCACGAAGGCAATTCGCAGGAGTTGGTGGATGGACTGCTGGCGGGCCGCCACGATCTGGCCTTTCCCCTCATGGCTTCCGACAATCCGGCGATCACCTCCGTGCGACTCGCGCAGGAACGGATCGGCCTCGTCGTCCCCGACGACCATCCCCTGGCCGTCAAGCCCCGCCCGCGGCTGGCCGATGTGCGCGGCGAGCGCGTCATCCTGTTTCCCCGCCGCCTCAATCCCGTGCTCCATGATGAAATCACCCATTGCTGCCGGAAGGCGGGCTTCACCGCGCACATTGTGGCCGAGGCATCGCCACGGCCCGCCGCGATCAGCCTTGTCGCCGCCGGACAGGGCGTCACGTTTTTGAGCGACCGCCTCGCGCACCTTTGCACACCCGGCACCGTGCACCGGAAATTGTCGGGCGAAACGCCCAAGATAACCTTCATCATGGCCCGTCAAAGCCATCGGCGGATACCGGCCGCCGCCGAACTCGCCTCGCTGATCAAATCGATCCTCGCGTAG
- a CDS encoding MIP/aquaporin family protein — translation MKKYIVEFIGTFFLVFTVGMVVNQGPVLGALAIGSALMVMIYAGGHISGGHFNPAVTLGVWLRGKCDTKDVVPYWIAQAAAALVAALVVAIVAQKQGGWLNFGGTSDYKVLPSIIVEFLATFALVWTVLNTATAKGTAGNSNYGLAIGFTVFFCAVAVGGISGGAFNPAVGLGVLAMGKVSIAQFFIYLVSDLAGGFVAALAFKATNGAE, via the coding sequence ATGAAAAAATATATAGTCGAATTCATCGGCACCTTCTTCCTGGTGTTTACTGTCGGCATGGTCGTCAACCAGGGCCCTGTCCTTGGCGCGCTGGCCATCGGTTCCGCGCTCATGGTCATGATTTATGCCGGCGGTCATATTTCCGGCGGTCATTTCAATCCGGCGGTCACGCTGGGCGTATGGTTGCGCGGCAAGTGCGACACTAAGGACGTGGTGCCCTACTGGATTGCGCAGGCGGCGGCGGCGCTGGTCGCGGCGCTGGTGGTCGCGATTGTCGCGCAGAAGCAGGGGGGATGGCTCAATTTCGGCGGCACGTCGGACTACAAGGTGCTGCCGTCGATCATCGTGGAGTTTCTCGCCACCTTCGCGCTGGTGTGGACGGTGCTGAACACCGCCACGGCCAAGGGCACGGCGGGCAATTCCAACTATGGCCTGGCGATCGGGTTCACGGTGTTTTTCTGCGCGGTGGCCGTGGGCGGCATCTCCGGCGGGGCGTTCAACCCGGCGGTCGGCCTCGGCGTGCTGGCGATGGGCAAGGTGAGCATTGCGCAGTTCTTCATTTATCTCGTTTCCGACCTCGCCGGCGGGTTCGTCGCGGCGCTCGCGTTCAAGGCCACGAATGGCGCGGAGTAG
- a CDS encoding RNA methyltransferase, which yields MIFRSSASSHLLPITRGWVQDGAMLTKVEINRLRSLREKKCREEQGVFVVEGAKVTGELLAEGFPLVEIFATSAWDGLAAAARARVPVRVITPGEMARISHFPTPSPVLAVGRIERTELAPGEMARGFTLALDGVQDAGNVGTLLRVADWFAFDRVVCSPACADVFSQKVINASMGSFSRVRIITAELAGALAEAAGAGVPVLGCDLEGESVHALAPLEAAVVVIGSEGGGLSPEVSARVTRRVTIPRHGRAESLNAGVAAAIVCDNLRRVRQAAGPGDPVTR from the coding sequence TTGATTTTCCGCTCCTCCGCGTCGTCGCATTTGTTGCCAATCACGCGGGGATGGGTTCAGGATGGCGCGATGCTGACCAAGGTCGAAATCAACCGGTTGCGCTCGTTGCGCGAAAAGAAGTGCCGCGAGGAGCAGGGGGTCTTTGTGGTGGAGGGGGCGAAGGTGACGGGCGAGTTGCTCGCGGAGGGATTTCCCTTGGTCGAGATCTTCGCGACCAGCGCGTGGGACGGGCTCGCCGCCGCCGCGCGGGCGCGGGTGCCGGTGCGCGTGATCACGCCGGGGGAAATGGCGCGCATCAGCCATTTCCCGACGCCGTCGCCGGTGCTCGCAGTCGGGCGCATCGAACGGACGGAGCTGGCGCCGGGGGAAATGGCGCGCGGGTTCACACTCGCGCTCGACGGCGTGCAGGACGCGGGGAATGTCGGCACGCTGCTGCGGGTGGCGGACTGGTTTGCGTTCGACCGGGTGGTTTGCTCGCCGGCCTGCGCGGATGTGTTTTCCCAAAAAGTCATCAACGCCAGCATGGGCTCGTTCAGCCGGGTGCGCATCATCACGGCGGAACTGGCCGGGGCGCTGGCGGAGGCGGCGGGCGCGGGGGTGCCGGTGCTCGGCTGCGACTTGGAGGGCGAGAGCGTGCATGCGCTCGCCCCGCTGGAGGCGGCGGTCGTGGTGATCGGCAGCGAGGGCGGGGGGCTTTCGCCCGAGGTCAGCGCGCGGGTGACGCGACGGGTGACGATCCCGCGCCACGGGCGGGCCGAATCGCTCAATGCCGGCGTGGCGGCGGCCATCGTGTGCGACAACCTCCGCCGCGTCCGGCAGGCGGCGGGGCCGGGCGATCCCGTCACACGATAA
- a CDS encoding ABC transporter ATP-binding protein, producing MPAQPAPAGSPRPIRPRGALVIEIEGVTKLYHMGSETIHALRGVSLKIHRNEYLAIMGPSGSGKSTLMNMLGCLDTPTAGLYEFTGKNVAHMDDNELAAIRNQEIGFVFQTFNLLPRSTALHNVELPLIYAGMPRHARLERARAALDHVGLANRMDHRPNELSGGQRQRVAIARALVNRPSIILADEPTGNLDTRTGEEIMALFEDLYEQGNTLIVVTHEEDIARHARRIVRLRDGLIETDG from the coding sequence ATGCCCGCCCAACCCGCCCCCGCCGGCAGCCCGCGTCCGATCCGTCCGCGCGGCGCGCTTGTCATCGAAATCGAAGGAGTCACCAAGCTCTATCACATGGGCTCCGAGACGATCCATGCCCTGCGAGGTGTCTCGCTCAAAATCCACCGCAACGAATACCTCGCCATCATGGGCCCCTCCGGCAGCGGCAAATCCACGCTCATGAACATGCTCGGCTGCCTCGACACCCCCACGGCCGGACTCTACGAATTCACCGGGAAAAACGTCGCCCACATGGACGACAACGAACTCGCCGCCATCCGCAACCAGGAGATCGGCTTCGTCTTCCAGACCTTCAACCTCCTCCCCCGCTCCACCGCGCTGCACAACGTCGAGCTTCCCCTCATCTACGCCGGCATGCCGCGCCACGCGCGCCTCGAACGCGCCCGCGCCGCGCTTGACCACGTCGGCCTCGCCAACCGCATGGACCACCGCCCCAACGAACTTTCCGGCGGCCAGCGCCAGCGCGTGGCCATCGCCCGCGCGCTGGTGAACCGCCCGTCGATCATCCTCGCGGACGAACCCACGGGCAACCTCGACACCCGCACCGGCGAGGAAATCATGGCGCTCTTCGAAGACCTCTACGAGCAAGGCAACACCCTCATTGTCGTCACGCATGAGGAGGACATCGCGCGCCACGCCCGGAGGATCGTGCGCCTGCGCGACGGCCTGATCGAGACGGACGGCTGA
- a CDS encoding four helix bundle protein: MTEDELKLRTKQFALRILKVVDALPNTHAGRVIANQLGRSGTSVGANYRAVCRSRSTAEMISKLSVVEEEADESDFWLDITAEHGVMPAQKLDPLRKEASELVAIMVSSRKTLLRKTKSLARQRPIENRESKIEN; encoded by the coding sequence ATGACTGAAGACGAACTCAAACTCCGCACCAAGCAATTCGCCCTGCGCATCCTAAAAGTCGTTGATGCCCTGCCGAACACCCATGCCGGGCGCGTGATCGCAAACCAGCTTGGCAGATCGGGAACATCAGTCGGCGCAAATTACCGCGCCGTGTGCCGCTCGCGCTCCACCGCCGAAATGATTTCCAAGCTGTCCGTAGTGGAGGAAGAGGCGGACGAATCAGACTTCTGGCTCGACATCACCGCCGAGCACGGAGTCATGCCCGCCCAAAAACTCGACCCGCTCCGCAAGGAAGCCAGCGAACTGGTTGCCATCATGGTCTCCTCGCGAAAGACACTCCTGCGCAAAACCAAATCCCTGGCGCGGCAGCGCCCAATCGAAAATCGAGAATCGAAAATCGAAAATTAA
- a CDS encoding ABC transporter permease, with protein sequence MRRLLHELLESLRIALAQIRANKTRSALTALGVVIGIVSVTLMGTAILGIDAGVNRSLAGFGDDVLYVTKWPWREVDDWWTYRNRPRLKTEYARQINDWIAAHPEGPLRVAVPVADTAGTIIRGDLRLNNIYTLGTTPDLARISRADMKEGRFFNEVESRGGRNVIVVGFDVADALFPNESPLGKTVRIRTQQYTIIGVTTRQGSFLGLFSWDSMVIMPLNAFRRNFWVGNNVQIRVQADGARMDEAREELRGLMRRIRQIPLEKRDDFEINEQKVIREQLDPIKRGIALAGLAITGLALFVGAIGIMNITYVSVKERTKEIGTRKALGARRRTILLQFLIEAVSISLAGGIAGLLFAWLCTLVTGFLVPSFPPVFSFGLLVTGLAVSIVAGVVSGFAPAWSASKLDPVVALRYE encoded by the coding sequence GTGCGCCGCCTCCTCCACGAACTTCTGGAATCCCTCCGCATCGCGCTCGCGCAGATCCGCGCGAACAAGACCCGCTCGGCCCTCACCGCGCTCGGCGTGGTCATCGGCATCGTTTCGGTCACGCTCATGGGCACCGCCATCCTCGGCATCGACGCCGGCGTGAACCGCAGCCTCGCCGGCTTCGGCGACGACGTGCTCTACGTCACCAAATGGCCCTGGCGCGAGGTCGATGACTGGTGGACCTACCGCAACCGCCCGCGCCTCAAAACCGAATACGCCCGGCAGATCAACGACTGGATCGCCGCGCACCCCGAAGGCCCGCTCCGTGTCGCCGTGCCCGTCGCCGACACCGCCGGCACCATCATCCGCGGCGACCTCCGCCTGAACAACATCTACACCCTCGGCACCACGCCCGACCTGGCCCGCATCTCGCGCGCCGACATGAAGGAGGGCCGCTTCTTCAACGAGGTCGAGTCGCGCGGCGGCCGCAACGTCATCGTCGTCGGCTTCGATGTCGCCGACGCCCTCTTCCCCAACGAATCCCCCCTCGGCAAGACCGTGCGCATCCGCACGCAGCAATACACCATCATCGGCGTCACCACGCGCCAAGGCAGCTTCCTCGGACTCTTCAGTTGGGATTCGATGGTCATCATGCCGCTCAACGCCTTCCGCCGCAATTTCTGGGTCGGCAACAATGTGCAGATTCGCGTGCAGGCTGACGGCGCGCGCATGGACGAGGCGCGCGAGGAACTCCGCGGCCTCATGCGCCGCATCCGCCAGATCCCGCTCGAAAAACGCGACGATTTCGAGATCAACGAGCAGAAAGTCATCCGCGAGCAGCTCGACCCGATCAAGCGGGGCATTGCGCTCGCCGGCCTCGCCATCACCGGCCTGGCGCTCTTCGTCGGCGCCATCGGCATCATGAACATCACCTACGTGAGCGTGAAGGAGCGCACCAAGGAGATCGGCACGCGCAAGGCGCTCGGCGCGCGCCGCCGCACCATCCTGCTCCAGTTCCTGATCGAGGCCGTCAGCATCAGCCTCGCCGGCGGCATCGCTGGGCTGTTGTTTGCATGGCTGTGCACGCTCGTCACCGGATTTCTCGTGCCGTCGTTTCCGCCGGTGTTTTCGTTCGGGCTGCTCGTCACCGGCCTCGCCGTCTCCATCGTCGCCGGGGTGGTCAGCGGTTTTGCCCCGGCCTGGTCCGCCAGCAAGCTCGATCCCGTCGTCGCGCTGCGTTACGAGTGA
- a CDS encoding bifunctional nuclease family protein: MSADIAEISVKGVMPTANGCAVFLGNDEKTFVIYVDHFVGNVIHMTLNGVKKDRPLTHDLIGHIFTGLDVRLDHVLINDVNEGTFFARILLRMENELGRKLIEIDARPSDSIVLALQQKCPLHVSRKVLDRVEDMTEVLERVLSQQAAQESQADDDDDFPGGDIDPDEDDEENPDEEDER, from the coding sequence ATGAGCGCCGACATCGCAGAAATTTCCGTCAAGGGTGTGATGCCCACCGCAAATGGCTGCGCGGTGTTTCTCGGCAACGACGAGAAAACCTTTGTCATCTACGTGGACCATTTTGTCGGCAACGTCATCCACATGACGCTCAACGGCGTCAAAAAGGACCGTCCGCTCACGCACGACCTGATCGGGCATATCTTCACCGGACTCGACGTGCGGCTCGACCATGTGCTCATCAACGACGTGAACGAGGGCACGTTTTTCGCCCGCATCCTGCTGCGCATGGAAAACGAACTCGGGCGCAAGCTCATCGAGATCGACGCGCGCCCGAGCGACTCGATCGTGCTCGCGCTCCAGCAGAAGTGTCCGCTGCACGTCTCGCGCAAGGTGCTGGACCGCGTCGAGGACATGACAGAGGTACTGGAGCGCGTCCTCAGCCAGCAGGCCGCCCAGGAATCCCAAGCGGATGACGATGACGATTTCCCCGGCGGCGACATCGATCCGGACGAGGACGACGAGGAAAATCCGGACGAGGAAGACGAGCGCTGA
- a CDS encoding UDP-N-acetylglucosamine diphosphorylase, producing MHAADLFAFPPSLSLFAAHFPADAAPWEWVRAIAPALKALPPPATGSGVAALSPQPSAFPPGVHVEGDVRLAPGVRLPAHATLIGPAWIGPGTEIRPGAFIRGHVITGANCVLGNSCEFKNCLLLDGVQVPHFSYVGDSVLGNRAHLGAGVILSNLRLDQQPVSVRLPDGSLAATGLRKLGALVADAAEVGCNAVLQPGAILGRRALVMPLTAFGGCLPPDTIARSRASISTLPRRGS from the coding sequence ATGCACGCCGCCGATCTTTTCGCGTTTCCCCCAAGCCTTTCCCTCTTCGCCGCCCATTTCCCCGCCGACGCCGCGCCTTGGGAATGGGTCCGCGCCATCGCCCCCGCGCTCAAAGCCCTGCCGCCTCCCGCCACCGGCTCCGGTGTTGCAGCCCTCAGCCCTCAGCCTTCAGCCTTCCCCCCCGGCGTCCATGTCGAGGGCGATGTGCGCCTCGCGCCCGGCGTGCGCCTGCCCGCGCATGCCACGCTCATCGGTCCCGCCTGGATCGGCCCCGGCACGGAAATCCGCCCGGGCGCATTCATTCGCGGCCATGTCATCACGGGGGCGAACTGCGTGCTGGGCAACTCCTGCGAATTCAAGAACTGCCTCCTGCTCGACGGCGTGCAGGTGCCGCATTTCAGTTATGTGGGCGACTCCGTGCTCGGCAACCGCGCCCACCTCGGCGCGGGTGTGATCCTTTCCAACCTCCGGCTCGACCAGCAGCCCGTCTCCGTGCGCCTGCCCGACGGCTCGCTCGCCGCCACCGGCCTGCGCAAACTCGGCGCGCTCGTGGCGGACGCCGCCGAGGTCGGCTGCAACGCCGTGCTCCAGCCCGGCGCGATCCTCGGCCGCCGCGCCCTCGTCATGCCGCTGACGGCGTTTGGCGGCTGCCTGCCGCCCGACACCATCGCGCGCAGCCGCGCATCCATCTCGACGCTGCCGCGCCGGGGAAGCTGA
- a CDS encoding ABC transporter permease, with protein sequence MIFLETLRLAFSSLRANLLRSLLTILGMAIGVFSIIGAMTIIDGIRSTIESGLNVLGSNSFQIQKFPAINFSDPRQRYGNRRDINYDMAARFRQQMDTRARVCATIGRGGQTAVFHDRHTNPNVRLNGSDENYLTAFNYDIAAGRGIGPDDVAFARTVCVLGSEISEKLFPYEDPLGKLIRIGPQTYTVIGVLVEKGASLGQSQDGFVLVPITRWLMVYGHARRSVSINVQAASQAELPAVQDMAIGAMRLVRGLDPEDPNDFEIFSNDSLIEAFNNIAGVVSIGAFVISGIALVAAGVGVMNIMLVSVTERTKEIGVRKSIGAKRANIMTQFLIESATLALIGGLVGILLGVMVGYAAGLMFGIAISFPWAWAAAGMMVCGGIGLGFGLYPAWKAASLDPIEALRYE encoded by the coding sequence ATGATTTTCCTCGAAACACTCCGCCTGGCTTTTTCCTCCCTCCGGGCGAACCTGTTGCGCTCGTTGCTCACCATTCTCGGCATGGCCATCGGGGTGTTTTCCATCATCGGCGCGATGACGATCATCGACGGCATCCGCTCCACCATCGAGTCGGGCCTGAATGTCCTCGGCTCAAACAGCTTCCAGATCCAGAAATTTCCCGCCATCAACTTCAGCGACCCGCGCCAGCGCTACGGCAACCGCCGCGACATCAACTACGACATGGCCGCGCGCTTCCGCCAGCAGATGGACACGCGCGCGCGGGTCTGCGCCACCATCGGGCGCGGCGGCCAGACCGCCGTCTTCCATGACCGCCACACCAACCCCAACGTCCGCCTCAACGGCTCCGACGAAAACTACCTCACCGCCTTCAACTACGACATCGCCGCCGGGCGCGGCATCGGCCCCGACGACGTCGCGTTCGCCCGCACCGTCTGCGTGCTCGGCAGCGAGATTTCCGAGAAACTTTTTCCCTACGAGGACCCGCTCGGCAAACTCATCCGCATCGGCCCGCAAACCTACACCGTGATCGGCGTGCTGGTGGAAAAAGGCGCCTCGCTCGGCCAGAGCCAGGACGGTTTTGTCCTCGTGCCCATCACGCGCTGGCTGATGGTTTACGGCCACGCCCGCCGCTCCGTGTCCATCAACGTGCAGGCCGCATCCCAGGCGGAGCTGCCCGCCGTGCAGGACATGGCCATCGGCGCGATGCGGCTCGTGCGCGGCCTCGACCCGGAGGATCCGAACGACTTCGAGATTTTTTCCAACGATTCCCTCATCGAGGCGTTCAACAACATCGCCGGGGTGGTTTCCATCGGGGCGTTTGTCATCAGCGGCATCGCGCTCGTGGCGGCCGGCGTGGGCGTGATGAACATCATGCTCGTGAGCGTGACCGAGCGCACCAAGGAAATCGGCGTCCGCAAGAGCATCGGCGCCAAAAGGGCCAACATCATGACCCAGTTCCTGATCGAGTCGGCCACGCTCGCCTTGATCGGCGGGCTCGTCGGCATCCTGCTGGGCGTAATGGTCGGCTATGCCGCCGGGCTCATGTTTGGCATCGCCATCAGCTTCCCCTGGGCATGGGCGGCGGCGGGCATGATGGTGTGCGGCGGCATCGGCCTCGGTTTCGGCCTTTATCCCGCCTGGAAAGCCGCCTCCCTCGATCCGATCGAGGCGCTGCGTTACGAGTAA